In Muribaculum gordoncarteri, the genomic window GCTGCTGCGCTTGATGCAAAGGTGCTTGAGATATGGACCGATGTCGACGGATTTATGACCGCCGACCCGAGAGTCATCAGTAACGCCCTTATTATTGACCATCTCTCATTTACCGAGGCGATGGAGTTGTGTAATTTCGGTGCAAAGGTCATCTATCCTCCTACAATATACCCTGTATTCCATAAGAATATTCCGATATACATCAAGAATACCTTCAATCCCACGGCTCCCGGCACCTGCATCAGCGAGCAGCATCCGTCGCCCGAAGGAAAGGCCATCAAGGGTATATCGTCAATCAATGATACGTGCTTGATAACCGTTCAGGGTCTTGGTATGGTGGGTGTGATTGGTATTAACTCACGTATATTCAACGCGCTTGCCAAGAACGGCATTTCGGTGTTCCTTGTGAGCCAGGCCGCAAGTGAAAACAACACCTCGTTTGCGGTGCGTAACGGCGATGCAGACCATGCGCTTGAGGTGCTTCGCGAGGAGTTCAATGCCGAATTGCAGTCGGGAACTCTCAGCGAAATCACCGCCGAGCACAATCTTGCTACTGTCGCCATCGTGGGCGAGAACATGAAGCACACCACGGGTATTGCCGGCAAGTTGTTCAATACACTTGGCCGTAACGGTATAAGCGTAATCGCTTGCGCTCAGGGTGCATCAGAAACCAACATCTCTTTTGTAATCGAACTTAAGGACCTCAGAAAGGCCTTAAACGTAATTCACGACAGTTTTTTCTTATCTGACACTCAGGTCTTAAACCTGTTTGTTGTCGGAGTAGGACATGTGGGCAGCAATTTGCTCTCACAGATACACGCACAACAGGAAAATCTGTTGGAAAATAAAGCGTTGAGGTTGCGTCTTGTAGGTATAGCCAACTCTCATACCTGTGTTTTTGACCGCGAAGGTCTTGATACGGAGAATTATCAGGCCCGATTGGCCGAGTCGGACATCGAGGCGACTCCCGAGAACATACGCAACGGAGTCATTGGCATGAACATATTTAACTCGGTGTTTGTCGATTGTACGGCCAGTCAGGAAATAGCGGCTCTCTATGCCGACCTGCTTAGTCACAATATAAATGTGGTTGCAGCCAATAAAATTGCGGCGTCGTCGGACTATGAGTCATATATCGAGCTGAAACGAATAGCCAACAAGAAGGATGTCAAGTTTCTCTTTGAAACCAATGTAGGAGCCGGACTTCCTATCATCAACACAATAAATAACCTGATCAATTCGGGTGATAAGATATTGAAAATCGAGGCCGTGCTCAGCGGAACCCTCAATTACATTTTCAATATACTCAGCAGTGACATAGCCATGAGCAAGGCCATAATGAAGGCCAAGGAGGCCGGATACAGCGAGCCCGACCCAAGGGTTGATCTTAGCGGAAAGGATGTCATAAGAAAGATTGTGATTCTTGCCCGTGAAGCCGGTTATCGTGTTGAGCAGAGCGATGTCGTGGCCAATCTTTTCATACCCGCGAAATACTTTGAGGGTTCGTTGGACGACTTCTTTGCTACTATTGGCGAGCTTGACGAAGAGTTTGAGGCTTATCGCGCCAAGGCTGAGAAGGAGGGACACCATTTCCGATTTGTCGCTACGCTTGACAACGGAGCGGTGAGTGTGGGATTACAGCGTGTCGACTCGGTGCATCCGTTCTATCATCTCGAAGGAAGCAACAATGTGATACTGCTCACTACCGAGCGTTACAATGAATATCCCATGGCCATAAAGGGGTATGGTGCCGGCGCTGAAGTTACTGCAGCCGGAGTTTTCTCGGATATTATCGGCATTGCCAATATCCGATAGATTTATTCAATCAGCTTGTTTGTTATGAAATATATAGTAGTTCTTGGTGACGGCATGGCCGATGAGCCTATCCCCGAATTGGGCGGCAAGACTCCGCTTGAGGCCGCTGATACTCCGGTTATGGATATGCTTGCACGCAAAGGTCGTGTCGGACAACTTATAACCGTGCCTGAAGGATTTCATCCCGGAAGTGAGATAGCCAATCTTTCGGTACTTGGCTACAATGTGCCGGAGGTGTTTGAGGGCCGAGGTGTCCTTGAGGCCGCCAACATGGGCGTTGACATAAAGCCTGGTGACATGGCTATGCGGTGCAATCTTATTTGTATATCCGACGGGCGCATAAAAAATCATTCGGGTGGACATATTTCCACCGAAGAAGCCCGCGAAATAATTGCCACGCTCCAGCATGAACTTGGCGATGACACTGTGCAGTTTTATCCCGGAGTGTCCTATCGTCATCTGTTGATTTTAAAAGGCGGCGACAAGAGAGTGTCATGTACGCCTCCTCATGATGTGCCGGGTACGGCGTTTACCGATGTCATGGTGAAAGCCGATGTGCCCGAAGCCGAGGCCACCGCACGCAAGTTAAATGAACTTATAATGCGTTCACAGAAGATACTTGAGTCACATCCTGTAAATCTACGACGCAAGGCCGAGGGCAAGGATTGTGCCAACAGCATCTGGCCTTGGTCGCCGGGTTATCGTCCGTCGATGCGTCCCATGACCGAGGAGTTCGGCATTAAGTCGGGCGTGGTGATTTCGGCCGTTGACCTGATTTTCGGTATCGGAGTCTATGCCGGTCTGAAACCTGTATATGTGGAGGGTGCCACCGGGCTTTATGACACCAATTACGAGGGAAAGGCTCAGGCGGCAATAGATGCGTTGCGTAACGGCGCTGACTTTGTATTCCTCCATGTGGAGGCAAGTGACGAAGCCGGACATGAAGGCGACTATGAGTTGAAGAAGCGTACCATAGAGTATCTCGACAACCGCATTCTGCGTCCTTTAATGGATGCTGTTTCTGAAATGGATGAACCTGTTGCCGTGGCAGTGTTGCCCGATCATCCCACTCCCTGCAGGCTGCGCACCCACACATCGGCTCCTGTGCCGTTCCTTATATACCGACCCGGTGACACTCCCGACGATGTGACGGTATTTTCCGAAAAGTCGGCAGCGGATGGCGGTTACGGATTGTTGACAGGTAGCCAGTTCATTAAATCACTGATAAAATAAACCACAACGACACATAGCTTTTAATTATGAATTACTATAGTACCAACGGACAATCGCCCAAGACATCATTGAAGGATGCCGTCGTGAGGGGACTTGCTCCCGACCGTGGCCTCTATATGCCTGAACGCATTCCCACGATACCTTCGGCATTTTTTCGCCATATAGGAGATATGTCGTTACAGGATGTAGCGTATGTGGCGGCAAACACGCTGTTTGGTGACGATATCGAGTCATCGACCCTTCAGACAATCGTCAACGACACACTTAACTTCGATATACCTCTTGTTGAGGTGGATTCCGACAAGTACGCTCTCGAACTCTTTCATGGCCCGACACTTGCATTTAAGGATGTAGGTGCAAGATTCATGGCCCGTTTGCTCGGATATTTCAACCGTCAGCAGGGCAATGAGGATGTAAATGTGCTTGTGGCTACATCGGGCGACACAGGAAGCGCTGTTGCCAACGGATTCTTGAATGTTCCCGGAGTGAGAGTGTTTGTCCTCTATCCCAAGGGCAAGGTCAGCCGCATCCAGGAAGCACAGTTCACTACTCTTGGATGCAACGTGACGGCTATCGAGGTCGACGGCACATTTGACGACTGTCAGGCTCTCGTTAAGTCGGCATTCATGGACAAGGAGTTG contains:
- a CDS encoding cofactor-independent phosphoglycerate mutase yields the protein MKYIVVLGDGMADEPIPELGGKTPLEAADTPVMDMLARKGRVGQLITVPEGFHPGSEIANLSVLGYNVPEVFEGRGVLEAANMGVDIKPGDMAMRCNLICISDGRIKNHSGGHISTEEAREIIATLQHELGDDTVQFYPGVSYRHLLILKGGDKRVSCTPPHDVPGTAFTDVMVKADVPEAEATARKLNELIMRSQKILESHPVNLRRKAEGKDCANSIWPWSPGYRPSMRPMTEEFGIKSGVVISAVDLIFGIGVYAGLKPVYVEGATGLYDTNYEGKAQAAIDALRNGADFVFLHVEASDEAGHEGDYELKKRTIEYLDNRILRPLMDAVSEMDEPVAVAVLPDHPTPCRLRTHTSAPVPFLIYRPGDTPDDVTVFSEKSAADGGYGLLTGSQFIKSLIK
- the thrA gene encoding bifunctional aspartate kinase/homoserine dehydrogenase I, producing MKVLKFGGTSVGTVESLRNVKSIVEGQEEPVIVVVSALGGITDQLINTARLAAQGDISYLDNYARIVERHHQVIEGIVPQALQLDLLSIVNPLLEELGNIYRGISLIKDLSDRTLDIVVSYGERLSSVIISKIIDGAIHLDSRNFIKTEKQWNKHVLDNDTTQRLVHGIFDDLKYNVVIVPGFIASDNAGDVTNLGRGGSDYTAAILAAALDAKVLEIWTDVDGFMTADPRVISNALIIDHLSFTEAMELCNFGAKVIYPPTIYPVFHKNIPIYIKNTFNPTAPGTCISEQHPSPEGKAIKGISSINDTCLITVQGLGMVGVIGINSRIFNALAKNGISVFLVSQAASENNTSFAVRNGDADHALEVLREEFNAELQSGTLSEITAEHNLATVAIVGENMKHTTGIAGKLFNTLGRNGISVIACAQGASETNISFVIELKDLRKALNVIHDSFFLSDTQVLNLFVVGVGHVGSNLLSQIHAQQENLLENKALRLRLVGIANSHTCVFDREGLDTENYQARLAESDIEATPENIRNGVIGMNIFNSVFVDCTASQEIAALYADLLSHNINVVAANKIAASSDYESYIELKRIANKKDVKFLFETNVGAGLPIINTINNLINSGDKILKIEAVLSGTLNYIFNILSSDIAMSKAIMKAKEAGYSEPDPRVDLSGKDVIRKIVILAREAGYRVEQSDVVANLFIPAKYFEGSLDDFFATIGELDEEFEAYRAKAEKEGHHFRFVATLDNGAVSVGLQRVDSVHPFYHLEGSNNVILLTTERYNEYPMAIKGYGAGAEVTAAGVFSDIIGIANIR